The segment ATGCTAATATGGCATTATCAATTGCTCATAAAGCTTATGTCATTGAAACCGGTAGAATAATTCTATCCGGTGATGCTAAAGAATTAGCTGCGAGTGAAGAAGTGCGCAAAGCATATCTTGGTGGTTAAAAGAGAGCTGTTCCGTTAGTGAACTGCATCCTAAAAAGTTAGATAGTATGAGATACGGCAATAACTTTGGGGCAGTTCTAAGGAACGGCTCTTTCTATTTAGAAATAAAATGGTCGGAGTACTTCAGAATAAATTTGTAATGCAAAATTATGTTATTAGTTATATAATATAGGTATAGATAGCGAAAGGGGTTGTAATAGTATGTTTGTTAAAGAATGGATGTCAAGAGGCTTAATAACAGTTGCACCAAATGCTACCTTGGACGAGGCTTTAAAGTTGATGGAAACTAATAAAATCAGAAGATTGCCGGTTGTTGATGGCGGTAAATTAGTCGGCATTGTTACGGATCGTGACTTAATGAAAGTTTCTCCATCACCGGCGACAACTTTATCAAAATATGAACTGAATTATATTTTGGAAAAAATTATCATTAAAGATATAATGTCTAAAAAACTATATACTATTAACCAAAATTCTACTATTGAAGAAGCGGCTTTGATTTTATTTAACGAAAAAATTGGTGGTATTCCAGTGGTGGAAGATAGCGGTGCTATTGTTGGTGTTATCACGGAAACGGACTTATTTAAAGCTTTTGTTAACATTATGGGTCTAACAGAAGGTAAAACAAGATTTACTTTGGAAGTGGAGAATAAAGTTGGAATTGTAAAAGAAATTGCCGGCGTATTTAGTGAAGCCGGAATAAATATTAGCAGTATGGTAACTTGTCATAGAGATGATGATAATATTTATGAATTGGTTATTAGAGCAAATGTTGACAATACTGACGCTGAAATAGTAAAAGAAAAACTTTCGGCTAAAGGTTTTAATGTTTGTCATATTGCAAAAATTGGATAAAGCTACTTTTTATTTACATCAATCAGATGTTGTGATAATATCTTTTTAGGAACAGGCAGCTATCGTCAGATAGTGTGGCTGGGCGAAAGCAACAGCGAAAGCTTGTGGGACCTAGTTGGTTCTACAGGCTTTTTTTATGCAAAAATAAATTATTTTGAAGCAGAGGGATTTAGATGGTTGAGACACAGGAAAACATTGCTTTAAAAAAGAAAACGGCACGGTTATCGATAATTTCAAACACCTTTTTGGTTATTGCAAAACTTGTTATTGGTCTTTATGTTGGAGCAGTCAGTATTATTTCTGAAGCAGCTCACTCAGCGGTAGATTTATTGGCGGCGATAATCGCTTATTATGCGGTTCGACAATCAGGAAAGCCGCCGGATGAAGGTCATGCTTATGGACATGGTAAAATAGAAAACTTATCAGGAGCGATTGAGGCTGTATTAATAATAATAGCAGCGATTTATATTATTTTTGAATCAGTACAAAAGTTGAAGGTGTTGCAAGAACCGGAATATTTAGAACTAGGCATTATAGTGATGTTTCTTTCTATTATTATAAATTTTGTTGTCTCCAGAAGGTTATTGCAAGTAGCAAAACAAACGCATTCGCAGGCTTTAGAAGCCGATGGACTTCATTTGCAAGCTGATATTTGGACTTCGGTGGGTGTATTGTTAGGGTTGTTGGCGATTAAGATTACAGGCTGGATTTGGCTTGACCCGATGATTGCGATTGTTGTTGCAGTTATTATTTTTAAAGCCGGTTATACTATGACCGTTAAAAGCGCGAAGGAACTGACTGATGTTTGTTTACCAATGGAAGATGAACAAACTATTATTAAAATATTAAAGTCCAATCAAAATGTACTAGAATTTCATAAACTTAGAACCAGACGATCGGGTTCATATCGGTTAATTGATGTTCATTTAGTTTTAGATAAAAATATGCCGTTATATAAGGTACATGAAATTTGTGATGAAATTGAAGCAGATTTAAAAGATGTGCTAGGGCGTTGTGATATTGTTATTCATGCGGAACCTTGTGGACATGAAGAGGAAGTTTTGATAGTGGACTAAAGACGGGGGATGAGTGGTTGTGAATATTGTAAAATATCAAGTAGGTGATGTGGTTAAAATGAAAAAAACCCATCCTTGCGGATCTGATCAATGGGAAATTACTAGAGTGGGAATGGACTTTGGTCTTAAATGTCAAGGTTGTGGTCGTTGGGTTATGATTCCGCGGCCGAAATTTGAAAAAGCCGTTAAGGCTGTTGTTGCTACGAACTCAACAATGGATAATTAAAATTAATTAACTTTAATTATTTGTATTGACTTGTTGAAATTTTAGCAATATAATAGAGCCATACAAATATAAGCAGTATAGAACTGGCGGATTAGTGGATTACCACGAGGGACTATATTGTTAGAACAGCCGGCCGCCTGGGCGAATTTATGCTCAGGTGGTTTTTATACAAAGAAAAATTAGTACTAGGTATTAAAACCTGATAATAAAAATTAGTTAACCTAGTATAAATACAATTTATAGTAAGGCGGAAAATGCCGAGGAGGAAATTATTATGGAAAACAATAACAAAGCCTGGAACAGCTTCAAAGAAGGAAGATGGCAAAATATAATTGATGTTAGAGACTTTATTCAAACAAATTATATTCCTTATGAGGGTGAT is part of the Negativicutes bacterium genome and harbors:
- a CDS encoding CBS domain-containing protein, with product MFVKEWMSRGLITVAPNATLDEALKLMETNKIRRLPVVDGGKLVGIVTDRDLMKVSPSPATTLSKYELNYILEKIIIKDIMSKKLYTINQNSTIEEAALILFNEKIGGIPVVEDSGAIVGVITETDLFKAFVNIMGLTEGKTRFTLEVENKVGIVKEIAGVFSEAGINISSMVTCHRDDDNIYELVIRANVDNTDAEIVKEKLSAKGFNVCHIAKIG
- a CDS encoding cation transporter produces the protein MVETQENIALKKKTARLSIISNTFLVIAKLVIGLYVGAVSIISEAAHSAVDLLAAIIAYYAVRQSGKPPDEGHAYGHGKIENLSGAIEAVLIIIAAIYIIFESVQKLKVLQEPEYLELGIIVMFLSIIINFVVSRRLLQVAKQTHSQALEADGLHLQADIWTSVGVLLGLLAIKITGWIWLDPMIAIVVAVIIFKAGYTMTVKSAKELTDVCLPMEDEQTIIKILKSNQNVLEFHKLRTRRSGSYRLIDVHLVLDKNMPLYKVHEICDEIEADLKDVLGRCDIVIHAEPCGHEEEVLIVD
- a CDS encoding DUF951 domain-containing protein yields the protein MVKYQVGDVVKMKKTHPCGSDQWEITRVGMDFGLKCQGCGRWVMIPRPKFEKAVKAVVATNSTMDN